CGGGCGCGGCCGACCTGCGGCACGCCGCCGCGGGGAGCTACGTCTTCCGCGAGAGCCAGCCGCGGCGCTCGTTCGGCATCCTGCTCCGCGGCCGCGTGGAGATCGTGAAGGGCCTCCAGGGCCGCCCCGAGGTGCTTCACGTGCTCTCCGAGGGCGAGTCGTACGGCGAGGGCAGCCTGCTGGACGACTACCCCCACTCGACGTCGGGCCTGGTCACCCAGGACGCCGAGCTGGTGGAGATCGCCCGCGACCGGCTGAGCGCCGTGGCCAGCGAGCACCCGGCGCTCTACGGCAAGCTGGCGCTGGCGGCGGCGCAGGTCATCGCCTCGCGGCTGCGGCAGGCCAACGTGCGGCTCACGGGCCGCTCCGCCGGCTACCTGTCGGGCGAGCTGCGCACCGAGCACGACCTGCTGGGCGAGCGGAACCTGTCGGTGGACCTGTACTACGGCGTGCAGACGCTGCGGGCCACCGAGAACTTCCCCATCACCGGCATCCCCATCTCGCAGTACCCGTACTTCGTGCACGCGCTGGCCGCGGTGAAGGAGGCCGCCGCGCAGGCCAACGCCGAGCTGGGCCTGATCCCGGAAGAGATCGCCGACGCCATCGTGCGCGCCTGCCGCGAGATCCGCGACGGGCGGCTGCACGAGCAGTTCGTGGTGGACGTGGTGCAGGGCGGGGCGGGAACGAGCACCAACATGAACGCCAACGAGGTGATCGCCAACCGCGCGCTGGAGCTGCTGGGCCGCCGCAAGGGCGACTACGACTGGGTGCATCCCAACAACCACGTCAACCTCTCGCAGTCCACCAACGACGTCTACCCCACCGCGCTCAAGATCGCCGGCAACTGGGCCATCCGCGACCTGGTGGTGGCGCTGGGCGAGCTGCGGGGCGCGTTCGCGGCCAAGGCGGCGGAGTTCGCCGACGTGCTGAAGATGGGGCGTACGCAGCTCCAGGACGCCGTGCCCATGACGCTGGGGCAGGAGTTCAACGCCTTCGCCGTCACCATCGGCGAGGACATCGACCGGCTGCAGGAGGCCGCGGCGCTGATCCGCGAGATGAACATGGGCGCCACCGCCATCGGCACCGGCATCAACACCGACCCGCGCTACGCCGCCCTGGTCCGCGACCGGCTGGCGGCCACGACCGGCCTGGCGCTCGTCACCGCGCCCGACCTGGTGGAGGCCACAGCCGACACGGGGGCGTTCGTGCAGCTCTCCGGCGTGCTCAAGCGCGTGGCGGTGAAGCTGAGCAAGATCTGCAACGACCTGCGGCTGCTCTCTTCCGGGCCGCGTACGGGCTTCAACGAGATCAACCTGCCGCCCATGCAGCCGGGCTCGTCCATCATGCCCGGCAAGGTGAACCCGGTGATCCCCGAGGTGGTCAACCAGGTCTGCTTCCAGGTGATGGGCAACGACCTGACCATCGCCATGGCGGCCGAGGCGGGCCAGCTCCAGCTCAACGTGTTCGAGCCCGTGATCGGGTTCAACCTGTTCCAGAGCATCGACATGCTGGTGCGCGCCGCCGTGGTGCTGCGCGAGCGGTGCGTGGTGGGCATCACCGCCAACCGCGAGCGGCTGCGGAAGATGGTGGAGGACTCCATCGGCCTGGTCACCGCGCTGGTGCCGTACATCGGCTACGAGCGCTCGTCGGCGGTGGCGCTCGAGGCGCTGCACACCGGGCGGGGCGTGTACGAGCTGGTCCAGGAGAAGGGCTGGCTCTCGCAGGCGCGCCTGGACGAGATCCTCACCCCCGAGGCCATGACCCAGCCGCGCGCCATGCCGCATCCCGCGGCGACCGGCTGAGTTGCGTCACGTCGATGGATGCGCGGAGGGGCGATGCCGCGCCGGCATCGCCCCTCCCGTCCTTCCGTGCAGCGGCGGCGACCTTCGTCCGTCCTCCGCCGGGTTTCCCCGCCGATGCGGCGCGGTCAGTAGTAGTCTGACGTGAGCTGGTAGCTGCCCTGGTCGCCGGGGTTGTACGACGTGGCGGTCACGTAGTAGGTGCCGGACGGCAGGCTGGTCACGATCTCGGAATAGCCCACGTCGCCGAACGTCTCTTCCTGCACCGAGTTGCCGTTGCTGTCCAGGATGGCGAGGTAGGGGTCGAACTGGTTGGACTGCGCCACGATCTGCACCTGGCGGCTGCTGTTGACGCGAATCTCGTAGTAGTCCGCCGCGGACCCGTCGGAGAGCTGGCAGTCGCTGCTGGTGAGCGAGCCGTTGACCGTGTTGCCGATGTCGTACGTGCGGACGCGGTCGCAGTTCAGGTTGTTGTTGAGGAACGTGGAGTTGGCATCGCAGCCGGCCAGCAGACTCCCGGACAGCAGGAGCGCGGCGGCGAGGAGCGAACGTCGCATGGTGGAACCTCCCCTTCGGCGTAGGATCTCGTGCCGCGGGGCGAAGTCGCTCGTCGCGCGGCGGGCATTTCGTGGAAGGGTGCCCATACAAGAGCCGCGCCGTCCGCTCTGCCGTATCGCCTCCGTAGGCGAGAGGCTGATACGTGAGCAGATGCGCGGGTTTATCGGGCTCTGGTCTCTCGGCCGCCGCCGCCTCGCTCCCGCGTACGTCCTCCGCCGCGCCCGTGCGGCGTCCCCATCCGTGTACATCTCCCCGTGACCGAGCCGCCCGTGCAACA
The sequence above is a segment of the Longimicrobiaceae bacterium genome. Coding sequences within it:
- the aspA gene encoding aspartate ammonia-lyase; translation: MDTQILEVLRAHPLLRSLDPAELDFLAGAADLRHAAAGSYVFRESQPRRSFGILLRGRVEIVKGLQGRPEVLHVLSEGESYGEGSLLDDYPHSTSGLVTQDAELVEIARDRLSAVASEHPALYGKLALAAAQVIASRLRQANVRLTGRSAGYLSGELRTEHDLLGERNLSVDLYYGVQTLRATENFPITGIPISQYPYFVHALAAVKEAAAQANAELGLIPEEIADAIVRACREIRDGRLHEQFVVDVVQGGAGTSTNMNANEVIANRALELLGRRKGDYDWVHPNNHVNLSQSTNDVYPTALKIAGNWAIRDLVVALGELRGAFAAKAAEFADVLKMGRTQLQDAVPMTLGQEFNAFAVTIGEDIDRLQEAAALIREMNMGATAIGTGINTDPRYAALVRDRLAATTGLALVTAPDLVEATADTGAFVQLSGVLKRVAVKLSKICNDLRLLSSGPRTGFNEINLPPMQPGSSIMPGKVNPVIPEVVNQVCFQVMGNDLTIAMAAEAGQLQLNVFEPVIGFNLFQSIDMLVRAAVVLRERCVVGITANRERLRKMVEDSIGLVTALVPYIGYERSSAVALEALHTGRGVYELVQEKGWLSQARLDEILTPEAMTQPRAMPHPAATG